A stretch of the Candidatus Jettenia sp. AMX2 genome encodes the following:
- a CDS encoding RnfABCDGE type electron transport complex subunit B translates to MELILGASITLSVIGMIFGIGLAIASEKFAVQVDPRINSINEILPGANCGACNQPGCGGFAQAVVEGRSPISGCTVGQDTVTRLIADIMGVKFENRERVVSVVMCHANDVKNAFVYDGVRDCRAANIVGGGFLDCSYGCLGLGTCVEACKFEAMYMGKDGLPKVIEERCTGCGKCAAVCPRKIIGMVPESKRVHVRCKSLDKGAVARKICKDSCIACKQCEKKCPYDAIHVHNNLAVIDYNKCTSCGECVEVCPNKTIINFAREKSRSKSAVLT, encoded by the coding sequence ATGGAACTGATTTTGGGTGCATCAATAACGCTAAGTGTAATTGGCATGATTTTCGGAATAGGTCTTGCTATTGCATCAGAAAAATTTGCAGTCCAGGTTGACCCGCGTATCAACAGTATTAATGAGATATTACCCGGTGCAAATTGTGGCGCCTGCAACCAGCCAGGCTGCGGTGGTTTTGCACAAGCTGTTGTGGAGGGCAGGTCCCCGATAAGCGGTTGTACGGTAGGGCAGGATACCGTAACCCGACTGATAGCTGATATCATGGGGGTTAAATTTGAAAACCGTGAACGTGTTGTTTCTGTTGTGATGTGTCATGCAAATGATGTCAAAAATGCATTTGTTTATGATGGGGTCAGGGATTGCCGTGCAGCAAATATTGTTGGTGGCGGCTTTTTAGACTGTAGTTATGGTTGCCTTGGCTTAGGTACATGCGTAGAGGCCTGTAAGTTTGAAGCTATGTACATGGGAAAGGATGGCCTTCCCAAAGTAATTGAAGAACGCTGTACCGGCTGCGGGAAGTGTGCAGCCGTTTGTCCAAGGAAGATTATCGGTATGGTGCCGGAATCCAAAAGGGTGCATGTCCGGTGTAAATCCCTTGATAAAGGTGCCGTTGCAAGAAAGATTTGTAAGGATTCCTGTATAGCCTGTAAACAATGTGAGAAGAAATGCCCCTATGATGCTATTCATGTTCACAATAACCTGGCGGTGATTGATTACAATAAATGTACCTCATGCGGGGAGTGTGTAGAGGTATGTCCCAATAAAACCATAATTAACTTTGCAAGAGAAAAAAGCCGCTCTAAAAGTGCTGTATTAACGTAA
- the ilvB gene encoding biosynthetic-type acetolactate synthase large subunit, whose amino-acid sequence MMKTGSQILVDALIREGVEYLFGIPGGAVLPLFDVLYESPIKFILTRHEQGAGHAADGYARATGRVGVCLVTSGPGATNLTTAIATAYMDSVPMVAITGQVKTFLIGNDAFQEADIIGITRPITKHSYLVKNIADLARVVKEAFYIANTGRRGPVVIDLPVDITMEKYEGVIPAEVNLPGYKPRYEGNIRQIKIAAEAINNAERPVIYTGGGIIASDSSKELLELAEKGNIPVTTTLMGLGGFPEDHHLSLGMLGMHGTAYANFAVTESDVLVAIGARFDDRITGKIDEFAPHAKIVHIDIDPSSISKSIEVDIPVVGDAKRILLELGKYVRFHERREWFDKIKQWKKKNPLLYSNKENRIKPQYVIEQICEVAHGNAIITTEVGQNQMWAAQYFIYTKPRTFLSSGGLGTMGYGFPAAIGAQLGCPDKIVVDIAGDGSIQMNIQELSTVARLNIPVKIAILNNGYLGMVRQWQELFYNKRYSGVLLSDGNPDFVKLAEAYGVRGFLIEKKEDVRPAIEKAFSIKGPVVMDFKIDPEENVFPMVPAGQAIHRMIGTMA is encoded by the coding sequence ATGATGAAAACAGGTTCACAGATACTAGTTGATGCATTAATACGTGAAGGGGTGGAATACCTTTTTGGTATTCCAGGCGGAGCCGTTCTGCCCTTATTTGATGTATTATATGAATCTCCTATTAAGTTTATCTTAACCAGACATGAACAGGGCGCAGGTCATGCCGCGGACGGGTATGCGCGGGCAACAGGCAGGGTTGGTGTTTGCCTGGTTACCTCCGGTCCGGGAGCTACAAACCTGACAACAGCTATTGCAACGGCGTATATGGATTCTGTGCCGATGGTAGCCATAACAGGACAGGTTAAAACATTCCTTATCGGTAATGATGCCTTTCAGGAAGCCGATATTATCGGGATTACACGCCCGATAACAAAACACAGTTATTTGGTAAAGAATATTGCTGATCTTGCAAGGGTTGTAAAAGAGGCATTTTATATAGCGAATACGGGACGAAGGGGACCTGTTGTGATCGATTTGCCGGTGGATATTACGATGGAGAAATACGAGGGTGTAATACCGGCTGAAGTTAATTTACCCGGGTATAAACCCCGGTATGAGGGAAACATCCGTCAGATAAAAATTGCAGCCGAAGCAATCAATAATGCTGAGCGGCCTGTTATCTATACAGGAGGAGGCATCATTGCTTCTGACAGTTCAAAAGAGTTGCTTGAATTGGCAGAAAAGGGGAATATACCGGTAACTACAACACTTATGGGTCTTGGCGGCTTCCCTGAAGACCATCACCTGTCGTTAGGAATGCTGGGAATGCATGGGACTGCTTATGCTAACTTTGCAGTAACTGAATCCGATGTTCTTGTGGCAATAGGTGCACGGTTTGATGACCGTATTACTGGCAAGATTGATGAGTTTGCTCCCCATGCAAAGATTGTTCACATTGATATTGACCCTTCATCTATCAGCAAGAGTATTGAGGTTGATATTCCTGTTGTCGGCGATGCAAAGAGAATATTACTGGAACTTGGGAAGTATGTCCGTTTTCATGAAAGAAGGGAGTGGTTTGATAAGATTAAGCAATGGAAAAAGAAAAACCCATTGCTGTATTCTAACAAAGAGAATAGAATCAAACCCCAGTATGTGATTGAACAGATTTGCGAAGTTGCTCATGGAAACGCTATCATCACAACCGAAGTAGGACAAAATCAAATGTGGGCGGCCCAGTATTTTATCTATACAAAACCGCGTACCTTTCTTTCTTCGGGTGGATTAGGTACTATGGGCTATGGCTTTCCTGCTGCCATAGGAGCTCAACTGGGATGTCCGGATAAGATTGTCGTTGATATTGCCGGAGATGGAAGTATTCAGATGAATATCCAGGAGCTCAGTACGGTTGCACGCCTGAATATTCCGGTGAAGATTGCAATACTGAACAATGGTTATCTTGGCATGGTGCGGCAATGGCAGGAGTTGTTTTATAATAAACGTTACTCCGGGGTTCTCTTATCGGATGGTAATCCGGATTTTGTTAAGCTGGCGGAAGCATACGGCGTGAGAGGGTTTTTGATTGAAAAAAAAGAGGATGTCCGCCCTGCGATAGAAAAGGCATTTTCCATAAAAGGACCTGTTGTCATGGATTTTAAAATAGATCCGGAGGAGAACGTTTTTCCGATGGTGCCTGCAGGACAGGCAATTCACAGGATGATCGGGACGATGGCGTAA
- a CDS encoding nucleotide exchange factor GrpE: MSGEEEKENHPDDKVEIVQPSEVLFAEQQVIIQSLKQELDTSKKRIEELKDSIRRLAADFDNYQKRVTKERQDIERTANASLIKKLLDMYESLEKAVCSSRETAENEFREGIKLIYKEFSRILKSEGLEPISAVGIPLDVYRHEVLMRKINDEVPEDTILEEIQKGYLLHNFVLRTAKVVVSQKSKQEDIQNQEKTEEKGG, from the coding sequence ATGTCCGGTGAAGAAGAAAAAGAGAATCATCCAGACGACAAAGTAGAGATTGTACAACCCTCCGAGGTGTTATTTGCCGAACAGCAGGTTATCATTCAATCTCTGAAACAAGAACTGGATACAAGTAAAAAGAGAATTGAGGAACTCAAGGACTCAATACGAAGGCTTGCAGCCGACTTTGATAATTATCAAAAACGGGTAACAAAAGAACGGCAGGATATCGAACGTACCGCTAACGCATCGTTAATAAAAAAATTATTAGACATGTATGAGAGTTTGGAGAAAGCAGTCTGTTCTTCCAGGGAGACTGCGGAAAATGAATTTCGGGAGGGTATTAAACTGATCTATAAAGAATTTTCCCGCATTTTGAAATCAGAAGGTTTGGAACCAATAAGTGCCGTAGGTATCCCTTTGGATGTTTACCGGCACGAGGTGTTGATGCGCAAGATTAATGATGAAGTCCCTGAAGATACCATTTTGGAAGAGATTCAAAAGGGTTATTTATTACATAATTTTGTATTAAGAACTGCAAAGGTGGTAGTATCACAAAAATCTAAACAGGAAGATATTCAAAATCAGGAAAAGACAGAGGAAAAAGGAGGTTAG
- a CDS encoding YfcE family phosphodiesterase — protein sequence MKVLVISDVHGNLSALDAIREKADMVFCLGDLVNYGPYPAACIDRIKGLTDKIIRGNHDNAIGRNMDCGCSVKYKELSDAGKIFTRSVLNDADKSFLGNLPIILEGEVGGIRFLLSHGSPSGDIYQYLKPDVPDEVLEERIQGINADMIFIGHTHFPMIRRIRNITVVNPGSVGQPRDGIPEASYAIWEDGHVEIKRVPYNIESTIQGLRETSIPSQQVEILATILRKGGMF from the coding sequence ATGAAAGTGCTTGTAATATCAGACGTTCATGGTAATCTTAGTGCATTGGATGCCATACGTGAAAAGGCCGATATGGTTTTTTGCCTGGGTGATTTGGTGAATTACGGCCCGTATCCGGCGGCATGTATCGACCGGATCAAGGGTTTGACGGATAAAATTATTCGCGGGAATCATGATAATGCCATAGGAAGGAATATGGATTGTGGTTGTTCAGTGAAATACAAGGAATTGAGCGATGCCGGAAAGATCTTTACCAGGAGCGTTCTAAATGATGCCGATAAAAGTTTTCTTGGTAATTTACCCATAATATTGGAGGGAGAGGTAGGAGGAATAAGATTTTTACTATCGCATGGCTCGCCAAGTGGCGATATCTACCAATATCTCAAGCCCGATGTTCCCGACGAGGTACTGGAAGAAAGAATACAGGGTATTAATGCAGACATGATTTTTATTGGTCACACACATTTCCCGATGATCCGCAGGATAAGGAATATAACGGTAGTGAATCCTGGCAGTGTAGGTCAGCCGCGTGACGGTATTCCAGAGGCATCATATGCTATCTGGGAGGATGGGCACGTTGAAATAAAGCGGGTTCCCTATAATATTGAATCGACTATTCAAGGATTACGTGAGACAAGCATCCCCTCCCAGCAGGTGGAAATACTTGCAACGATTTTGAGAAAAGGGGGGATGTTCTAA
- a CDS encoding DUF362 domain-containing protein gives MKSKVYFMPVKNDEGLSSHAEKAGRLFDLSGFKDVIDRNDKVAVKTSFGERGNIGHLKPPIVKAIVDKVKEYNGKPFLIETNTLYVGQRTNAVDHIMHAYEHGFDCKSIGAPIIIGDGLFGEHDVRVEINQKLCKYAYVAGIARAANAIVSITHVTGHLMAGMGAALKNIGMGLSSRGGKLAQHSGVIPQILTEQCSTCGVCGKWCPVGAITMSGRSALINSEICIGCGECLSVCQFGAVEIAWDENTVNLQKKIAEYCLAILKEKKGKVAFFNFLTHITKHCDCMDSAYEPDIADIGIMASDDPVAIDKATTDMIQERTGTDYFRNAWPDIDYTIQIEYAQEIGLGNKDYELVVCEYW, from the coding sequence GTGAAGAGTAAGGTTTATTTTATGCCGGTAAAAAATGATGAAGGCCTTTCTTCTCATGCGGAAAAGGCCGGCAGATTATTTGATCTGTCAGGGTTTAAAGATGTTATTGACAGAAATGACAAGGTAGCCGTGAAGACAAGTTTTGGGGAAAGAGGAAATATTGGCCATCTGAAACCGCCCATAGTAAAGGCCATTGTAGATAAAGTCAAAGAATACAATGGCAAACCTTTCCTGATAGAAACCAACACGCTGTACGTAGGGCAGCGAACGAATGCCGTTGATCATATTATGCACGCATATGAGCATGGTTTCGATTGCAAGAGTATCGGCGCCCCGATTATAATTGGAGACGGACTTTTTGGAGAGCATGATGTAAGGGTGGAGATTAACCAGAAGCTTTGTAAATATGCTTATGTGGCAGGAATAGCGAGGGCGGCAAATGCCATTGTTTCAATTACCCATGTGACGGGACACTTAATGGCGGGTATGGGAGCTGCGCTGAAAAATATAGGAATGGGACTCTCATCACGTGGCGGGAAACTGGCGCAGCATTCCGGCGTAATTCCTCAAATCCTTACGGAACAATGCAGTACCTGCGGTGTATGTGGTAAGTGGTGTCCAGTGGGAGCAATAACAATGAGCGGGCGTTCTGCCCTGATCAATTCGGAAATCTGTATTGGTTGCGGTGAGTGCCTGTCCGTATGTCAGTTCGGTGCTGTGGAAATTGCATGGGATGAGAATACCGTGAACCTGCAAAAAAAGATAGCAGAGTACTGTTTGGCTATCTTAAAAGAGAAAAAAGGAAAGGTCGCATTTTTCAATTTTCTTACGCACATTACAAAACATTGTGATTGCATGGATAGTGCTTACGAACCCGATATTGCCGATATCGGCATCATGGCCTCTGATGACCCTGTTGCTATTGACAAGGCAACAACAGATATGATACAGGAACGTACCGGAACGGATTATTTCCGGAATGCATGGCCTGATATTGATTATACAATTCAAATTGAATATGCACAGGAGATTGGGTTGGGAAACAAAGATTATGAACTGGTAGTCTGTGAATATTGGTAG
- a CDS encoding EamA family transporter has translation MMTTPSGWFFWAALSACFAALTAIFAKIGIRGIDSDFATLIRTIIIVFVLAAFVWYAGKWSDPRALSSKTLLFLSLSALATGASWVCYFRALQVGEASKVAPVDKFSLVLVAVFAFTILGERPSMREWLGIGLVASGVLVLAFKR, from the coding sequence ATGATGACTACGCCGAGCGGTTGGTTCTTCTGGGCAGCGCTGTCTGCCTGCTTCGCCGCGCTGACGGCGATCTTCGCCAAGATCGGCATTCGAGGCATTGACTCAGACTTCGCAACGCTCATCCGTACCATCATCATCGTCTTCGTCTTGGCAGCATTCGTTTGGTACGCCGGCAAGTGGAGCGATCCTCGCGCACTGTCGTCAAAGACACTGCTTTTTCTCTCGCTGTCAGCTTTGGCAACGGGCGCGTCCTGGGTGTGCTACTTTCGTGCGCTACAAGTCGGCGAAGCATCCAAGGTAGCGCCCGTAGACAAGTTTAGCCTTGTGCTTGTCGCCGTGTTTGCCTTCACCATTCTTGGTGAACGCCCGTCCATGCGTGAGTGGCTGGGCATAGGCCTCGTCGCCAGCGGCGTTTTGGTTCTGGCATTCAAGCGGTAA
- a CDS encoding DUF2283 domain-containing protein: MKIRYFSDTDTALIEFSNVPIVETKEISENLYIDLDEKGNLVSMTIEHAKEKAGMSEVSFLQMEKTSN, translated from the coding sequence ATGAAAATCCGTTATTTCTCGGATACAGATACAGCGTTGATTGAGTTTTCAAATGTACCTATCGTTGAGACAAAAGAAATATCAGAAAACCTTTACATTGACCTGGATGAAAAGGGCAATCTTGTCAGCATGACCATTGAACATGCAAAGGAAAAAGCAGGCATGTCAGAAGTTTCTTTTTTACAAATGGAAAAGACAAGTAACTGA
- a CDS encoding SpoVG family protein: protein MNITEVRVKLTDAKKNRLQAFCSITIDNDFVVRDLKVIEGHKGPFVAMPSRKLTDRCSGCGGKNHLMAKYCNDCGTKLDEKRATKGVGRLKLHADTAHPINSKCREEIQEKVLNSYREEVEKSKQPGYKPPKYEDMEDFDYEDIDDTESDKTR from the coding sequence GTGAATATTACAGAAGTCAGGGTAAAGTTGACAGATGCAAAGAAGAACAGGTTGCAGGCCTTTTGTAGCATTACGATAGACAACGATTTTGTTGTAAGGGATCTAAAGGTTATCGAAGGACACAAAGGACCTTTTGTGGCCATGCCGAGCAGGAAACTTACGGACAGATGCTCCGGTTGTGGCGGAAAGAACCATTTAATGGCAAAGTACTGCAATGATTGTGGTACGAAGCTTGACGAAAAACGCGCAACGAAGGGAGTTGGCAGGCTGAAATTACATGCAGATACAGCACATCCGATAAATTCAAAATGCAGGGAAGAGATCCAGGAGAAGGTGCTCAATTCTTATCGTGAAGAGGTTGAAAAATCAAAACAACCAGGATATAAACCGCCAAAGTACGAAGACATGGAAGATTTTGATTATGAGGATATAGATGATACAGAATCGGATAAGACCCGTTAA
- a CDS encoding RsmE family RNA methyltransferase — translation MHQDRFYIPDIPPATQGLWIEGREAHHILHVKRAKTGSKITLFDGKGTEYLAHITEILDGKLKVSVERFQAVDRESHVGITIAFSVPKGKCVHILIQKCAELGVSTLIPVHCKRSVVDVRNTPDVKIDKWKRIVIEASKQCKRNILTKIENVTTFDDLIKTVCGYDLSLIAYTGPDTRSLKNVLSEYPSVRKVFCLIGPEGGFTRDEVEKARNAGIIPVSVGPSVLRIETAAIAVSSMLLYACSD, via the coding sequence ATGCACCAGGATCGTTTTTACATACCAGATATTCCTCCTGCTACTCAAGGGTTATGGATAGAAGGCAGAGAGGCTCATCATATTTTACATGTCAAACGGGCAAAAACCGGAAGTAAAATTACCCTTTTTGATGGTAAGGGAACGGAATATCTTGCGCATATTACTGAAATTCTTGATGGTAAACTCAAGGTATCCGTTGAACGGTTTCAAGCCGTAGACAGGGAGTCTCACGTTGGTATTACCATTGCATTTTCTGTCCCGAAAGGAAAATGCGTACATATTCTTATCCAGAAGTGTGCCGAACTGGGCGTAAGTACCCTAATTCCCGTGCATTGCAAACGAAGTGTTGTCGATGTCCGGAATACGCCTGACGTAAAGATAGATAAATGGAAGAGGATAGTAATCGAGGCATCCAAACAATGCAAACGGAATATCCTCACAAAAATAGAGAACGTAACAACGTTTGATGATCTGATAAAGACGGTTTGTGGATATGATCTCTCACTCATTGCATATACAGGTCCTGATACAAGGTCATTAAAGAACGTATTAAGTGAATATCCGTCAGTCAGAAAGGTTTTTTGTCTTATAGGTCCCGAAGGTGGCTTTACACGTGATGAAGTAGAAAAGGCACGGAATGCCGGTATTATCCCTGTGAGTGTGGGCCCTTCCGTGTTAAGGATTGAGACTGCTGCTATTGCTGTTTCATCTATGCTTCTTTATGCCTGTTCGGATTAA
- the ispE gene encoding 4-(cytidine 5'-diphospho)-2-C-methyl-D-erythritol kinase, translating to MKIQEEQKKITVTAPAKINLFLEILGKRQDGYHEIETVMQEVSLYDYIFLEDYNERIEFTCSNPKLTTGEDNLVLRAVRLLQRESGVFRGVKIHLDKKIPVGAGLGGGSSDAVATLFGLNKLWQIGYDDKKLISLAAELGSDTAFFAVGSTAVCRGRGEVITPYPLKQKYHYIILYPGYEINTATVYRNFKFDLTKKLKDVNFLLTSLSSGDTEKLGACLYNRLEEVVFRLYPGLGKLKKTLEKLNCGSILLSGSGSALYCLCKGESDQKENERKIKELEIGNVFMVTSDFDDTAK from the coding sequence ATGAAAATCCAGGAAGAACAAAAAAAAATAACGGTTACAGCTCCGGCCAAGATTAATCTTTTTCTTGAAATCTTAGGCAAGCGACAGGATGGTTATCATGAGATTGAGACGGTTATGCAGGAGGTTAGTCTCTATGATTATATCTTTCTGGAGGATTATAACGAAAGAATAGAATTTACCTGTTCGAATCCCAAACTTACCACCGGTGAGGATAATCTTGTTCTTCGGGCAGTACGTTTGCTCCAGAGAGAGTCAGGTGTTTTCAGGGGTGTTAAGATACATCTTGATAAAAAGATACCGGTTGGTGCCGGACTCGGGGGCGGAAGTAGTGATGCCGTTGCTACCTTGTTTGGTTTGAATAAGTTATGGCAGATAGGCTATGATGATAAAAAGCTGATATCGCTTGCTGCTGAATTAGGTTCGGATACTGCTTTTTTTGCAGTCGGAAGTACTGCGGTTTGCAGAGGGAGGGGTGAGGTCATAACTCCGTATCCTTTAAAGCAAAAATACCATTATATAATACTTTATCCGGGATACGAAATAAACACAGCAACGGTCTATAGAAATTTCAAATTTGACTTGACAAAAAAATTGAAAGATGTTAATTTTCTCTTAACGTCTTTATCATCAGGAGATACAGAAAAACTGGGGGCTTGCTTGTACAATCGCCTTGAAGAAGTGGTTTTCCGACTCTATCCGGGACTTGGGAAACTGAAAAAAACCCTGGAGAAACTGAATTGTGGTAGTATTCTTTTGTCAGGTAGTGGTTCTGCATTATATTGTTTATGCAAAGGAGAAAGCGATCAGAAAGAGAATGAACGAAAGATAAAGGAACTTGAGATTGGTAATGTGTTTATGGTAACCAGCGATTTCGATGATACTGCTAAGTGA
- the recG gene encoding ATP-dependent DNA helicase RecG, whose translation MLITEPANIPPQSSLCQSIQYLKGVGPKRAEILNKLGIEVIRDVLYYFPRDYKDRTLIQKISDAKIGAKITIQGQVIGINTRISRNRKHVLEVFVTDGTGTIAATWFNQPFLTNKFHRDDTVFLHGKVGAYKYLQIMNPEHEIIHDEEGDMEKEGTIIPVYPLNENISQSQFRKIMKEAVSLFAGFVEELLPEEIARKNQLISVTAAIRDIHFPKTFEQVKKARYKLIYDELFILETAMALRRYGIKEKPGISFKAGPNVDAHIRNLLPFALTRAQERVIDEIRQDMRSDKPMNRLLQGDVGSGKTVVAIYAILTAIANGYQVAFMAPTEILAEQHFQTLKKYLNNSSVRIRLLTRELYSRQQKKDVLECIKEGNVDLVVGTHALIEDSVQFKKLGLAVIDEQHKFGVVQRLKLKEKGFCPDTLIMTATPIPRTLSLTIFGDLDISLLDEMPPGRSPVKTLFVPNGKENTLYALIRREVAKGRQAFVVYPLVDESETLNLKAAVTEAKRLQNDIFPDLRIGLLYGQMKSAEKEKIMTDFKERRYDILVSTIIIEVGIDVPNATVMVIMHAERFGLAQLHQLRGRIGRGGEQSYCLLLGYPKTALSRERLTIMTKTGDGFKIAETDFRLRGPGEFFGTRQHGLPELRISNLIRDFPILVKARNDAFKIVSGDPHLVSEPHLKIKQKVWEIFQDRLELIAIG comes from the coding sequence ATGCTTATTACAGAACCGGCAAATATACCCCCTCAATCGTCGTTATGTCAATCCATCCAGTATCTGAAAGGGGTTGGTCCAAAACGTGCGGAAATCCTTAATAAACTGGGGATAGAGGTGATCCGCGATGTGCTTTATTACTTCCCCCGTGATTACAAGGACCGAACTCTCATACAAAAAATCTCAGATGCAAAAATAGGCGCAAAGATCACAATCCAGGGTCAGGTAATTGGTATCAACACCAGAATATCCCGGAACAGAAAGCATGTGCTTGAAGTATTTGTCACTGATGGAACCGGTACGATCGCAGCAACGTGGTTCAATCAACCTTTTCTCACAAATAAATTCCATAGGGATGACACGGTTTTTTTGCACGGGAAGGTAGGGGCTTATAAATATCTCCAGATAATGAACCCCGAACATGAAATCATTCACGATGAGGAAGGGGATATGGAAAAGGAAGGAACTATTATCCCCGTTTATCCGCTCAATGAAAACATCAGTCAGTCCCAATTCCGGAAGATTATGAAAGAGGCAGTAAGCCTTTTTGCCGGTTTCGTAGAAGAACTCTTGCCAGAAGAGATCGCAAGAAAAAATCAACTGATTTCTGTTACTGCCGCAATACGCGATATTCATTTTCCCAAGACATTTGAACAGGTAAAAAAAGCCCGATATAAACTCATTTATGACGAACTCTTTATCCTTGAGACAGCAATGGCACTCAGGAGATACGGTATTAAAGAGAAACCAGGGATATCATTCAAGGCAGGGCCTAATGTCGATGCCCACATCAGAAATCTGTTGCCTTTTGCATTAACGAGGGCACAGGAACGGGTGATTGATGAAATCAGGCAGGATATGCGAAGCGACAAACCCATGAACAGGCTGCTTCAGGGCGATGTCGGCTCGGGAAAAACCGTTGTTGCAATCTACGCAATCCTCACTGCTATTGCCAATGGTTACCAGGTTGCCTTTATGGCTCCTACCGAAATACTTGCAGAGCAACATTTTCAAACGCTTAAAAAATACCTGAACAATTCATCTGTGCGTATACGATTATTGACCCGGGAACTATACTCCAGACAGCAGAAAAAGGATGTCCTGGAATGCATCAAAGAAGGAAACGTTGATCTCGTTGTCGGGACACACGCCCTTATTGAAGATTCCGTTCAATTCAAGAAACTGGGTCTGGCAGTAATAGATGAGCAGCATAAATTCGGTGTTGTGCAGCGATTAAAACTGAAGGAAAAGGGATTTTGCCCTGACACGCTAATCATGACAGCAACCCCGATTCCGCGTACCCTCTCTCTTACCATATTCGGCGATCTCGACATCTCGCTACTGGATGAAATGCCTCCGGGACGCTCACCGGTCAAAACACTATTCGTACCAAATGGAAAAGAGAATACGCTGTACGCTTTAATCAGAAGGGAAGTGGCAAAAGGCAGGCAGGCATTTGTTGTCTATCCTCTCGTTGACGAATCAGAAACCCTGAATCTGAAAGCGGCTGTTACGGAAGCCAAAAGGCTACAAAACGACATATTTCCGGACCTCAGGATAGGCCTGCTGTACGGACAAATGAAATCTGCAGAAAAAGAGAAGATTATGACCGATTTCAAAGAAAGACGGTACGATATATTGGTCTCTACCATAATCATCGAGGTGGGAATCGATGTACCGAACGCAACAGTCATGGTTATCATGCACGCAGAACGGTTTGGATTAGCCCAGCTTCATCAGCTCCGAGGACGAATAGGAAGAGGTGGCGAACAATCATATTGCCTGCTTCTGGGATATCCTAAAACCGCTCTCTCACGGGAACGGCTTACCATTATGACGAAAACCGGTGACGGATTCAAGATTGCAGAAACGGATTTCAGGCTAAGAGGACCGGGAGAATTCTTTGGCACCCGTCAGCATGGGTTACCGGAGCTAAGGATAAGCAATCTCATCAGAGATTTTCCCATCCTCGTGAAAGCCAGGAACGATGCCTTTAAAATTGTTTCCGGGGATCCGCATCTTGTATCGGAACCGCACCTTAAAATAAAACAAAAGGTATGGGAAATCTTTCAAGACAGATTGGAACTTATCGCTATAGGTTGA
- the rsmD gene encoding 16S rRNA (guanine(966)-N(2))-methyltransferase RsmD, whose translation MRVIGGSAKGILLSAVKGEDTRPILDRVKESLFNILTDVIPGSDVIDLFAGTGAIGIEALSRGAKSCIFVERDKTAIQVIKKNLAVTRLQDKARVLPYDVFKVADYLEKNKIKSDLVFASPPYPLVEQNSYMNKLLALFSLLNSKQILEQGGLIVLQHRTKKLELSFESFYLDLFDARVYGETQLSFFRNVYTQQGR comes from the coding sequence GTGCGTGTAATCGGAGGCAGTGCAAAAGGCATACTTCTCAGTGCTGTGAAAGGAGAAGATACAAGGCCAATACTTGACAGGGTAAAAGAATCACTTTTTAACATACTTACCGATGTTATCCCAGGCAGTGATGTTATCGATTTGTTTGCAGGTACCGGAGCTATTGGTATTGAAGCCCTGAGTCGTGGGGCAAAATCCTGTATTTTTGTTGAAAGAGACAAAACTGCTATTCAGGTGATAAAGAAAAACCTTGCCGTAACCAGGCTTCAGGATAAGGCCCGGGTGTTACCATACGACGTGTTTAAAGTTGCTGATTATCTTGAAAAAAACAAGATCAAATCAGATCTGGTTTTTGCCAGTCCCCCTTATCCTCTCGTTGAACAAAATTCCTATATGAATAAACTGCTGGCCCTCTTTTCGCTATTGAATAGTAAACAGATACTGGAACAGGGGGGGCTGATAGTATTGCAGCACAGGACAAAAAAACTTGAGTTGTCCTTTGAATCTTTTTATTTAGACCTTTTTGATGCCAGGGTTTACGGTGAGACACAGCTCTCTTTTTTCAGGAACGTCTATACTCAGCAAGGCCGGTAA